The genomic interval gggtacatctgaaagcaaattataataattagtCAAAGATGATTGGATTTTAAATGGGAGATTGGGATCCACCGAGCATGTTATTTGACCATTTCTTTCAGAGTCAGCAtcttttacattaaaaacagcTATAGTCGTGCCTGGAGGGACATCCTCAGAAATCAGATTGGTGAATGACATTATATTTATAGCTGGAGCATTATCATTTATGTCAGTGACCTCAACAACAACTTTGCTTGCGTCACTTAATCCACCCTGGTCTTTTGCGATCActcttatttcatattttttgtctttttcgaAATCAATATTATCAGCAACTGTTATTTTGCCAGATAAACTGTCAATCTTAAACATTTCCCTAGACTTTCCCTTTACATTTGAGAAAGTATATGTAACTAGGCCATTGGACCCACTGTCAGCATCTGAAGCATTCACAGTAGCTATATAGGTGCCTATAGCTGCATTTTCTGTCACAGAGGCAGTGTAAACTGTTTGATTAAATACAGGAGAATTATCATTAACATCTAGAACAGTGATATCTATGATTACTGTACCAGATCGCTGTGGAGTTCCTCCATCTAATGCTATCAGCTTTAATGAGAGGTGTGGGTTCATCTCTCTGTCTAATGACTTCTGTAAAATCATTACAGCGAATTTGAGTCCGTCTGCGTTCGAGTGCTGCTTCAAAGCAAAATTATCATTAGGcgataaaacataattttgcAGGCTGTTCAGCCCCGCGTCGGGATCATATGCGCTTTCTAAATCGAAATGCGATCCCATCGTTGCAGATTCGCTAATTTCTAGGTTTATCACATTATTTTTGAAAGTTGGCGCATGGTCATTTATGTCTAATATTTCTACCGTCACCCTGTGCAGTTCAATTGGATTCTCTAAAATAATTTCAAAGCTGAAACTACACGGTGTCACGTCTCCACAAAGCTCCTCTCGGTCTATTCTCTCATTCACGACGAGTATCcctttgtctgttttcagctcagTATACTGGTGGTTCTCCCCCGTCACGATGCGGGCGCGACCAGAACGAAGCCTTTTCAGATCCAAACCAAGGTCTTGTGCTACGTTACCGATTAGCGAAcctttcttcatctcctccgGTATCGAATAACGGATTTGGCCGCTGACGGTAGAAATCATGAAGACAAAAATGAAGAGTTGCAATGCAAGTGTCCAACACGACAGCCATTTTCCGCATCGAAGCTGGCGTATCCCCATGTCGTTAAGAATCGAATCCAAATGAAACAGTCAATTAAATCCTTCAGCCAAACACGTAGATGCAAGGTATTCACTCCAGTTCAATATAGCTGCATTTCTCTTCAGCAGAATTGTTCGAGTATTCAGACAAGAACACGCCGTGTCAGAGCAACTGTGGATGTGTCGGACGCCTCCTTATACGAGGgctgtgttttcctcctcctgcctttCTCTCCTCTATCACAGTCGTAACAACACTAAACTCTGTTTTACTGATCAACAGCGTCCCTTAGAGTCCAAACGGAGGCAAGAACATGGATAACCAGAATTGGGTTATGAATTAAATACAATGCAATCCACTGTGTGAaccaacagagagagaacaaaacTAGTggaactaataataataataaaaggagCGTCTTTAACCAGAATACACAATCAAACCACATCCTCCAAGATCATTTGGGTGGGATGCTTTCCCTGGTGCTGAATAAGAACGCATGGTGCAGGGTAGTTCACAATTAATTCAACATTagacacaataaaaaaacacgATACGATTCTTAATTACTTAACTAACCTCTAGAGGAGAGTCTGGTTCATCCAGGATGCTCTTTTCACTCTGTATCCGCTGCATCGTCCCTGTAGCACTGGGGTCCATGATCAGCACGTTCTGACTACCAGCTCCGCTGAACTTACAGTCACTCTTTCTGGAGTCAGTCGTCCTGCACACCTCGTAATTGTACACGTGTTGGAGAGTCCCTGTCCCCAAAGTGTCTGAGTAACGTGGTGGATAATATGGAATCACAGGGAGGTTGGAGTGATACAGGACGCGAGACTGTCTCCATCTGTAGATTTTCACTGAGATTATAACCACTACacacgtgatgaagaggaaggaaactacAGCCAGAGCCAAAACTAAGTAAAAAGTCAGGTTGTCGTTGTACTCCTTGTCGTGCGTAAAGTCAGTGAACTCCGACAGCACTTCCGGGAAGCTGTCCGCCACCGCCACGTTAACAACGACCGTAGCTGAACGAGAGGGCTGCCCGTTGTCCTCCACTATAACACTCAGTCTTTGTTTCACTGCGTCTTTATCAGTGACTTGGCGGATCGTTCTTATTTCTCCATTCTGTGAGCCCACTTCAAACAGCGCCCTGTCTGTGGCTTTCTGCAGTTTATAGGAGAGCCAGGCATTCTGTCCAGAGTCCACATCAACAGCCACCACTTTAGTGACCAGATAGCCCACATCTGCTGAACGAGGCACCAGTTCAGCCACCAGAGAGCCACCAGTCTGGACTGGGTACAGAACCTGAGGGGGGTTATCGTTCTGGTCCTGGATCACTATTTTCACAGTCACGTTGCTACTGAGTGGAGGAGAGCCTCCATCTTGAGCTTTCACCACTAGCTGAAGATCTTTAATTTGCTCATAATCAAACGAGCGCACTGCATGAATAACTCCAGTTTCACTGTTAACGGAGACGTAGGACGAGGTTGGATTCCCACTGATCTGTGTTTCCTCTAGAAAATACGAAATTCTGGCGTTTTGATTCCAATCAATATCTCGTGCCTTCACGGAAAATATAGACATTCCAGGGGAATTGTTTTCTGCCACGTGAGCAATGTAGCTAATTTGATCAAATGACGGGGCGTTGTCATTCACGTCAGAGATTTTCAACCGTAATATTGTTGTAGTTGACAAAGATGGTGATCCTGAATCGGCCGCCCTAACAGTTATGTTGTACTCTGGCACAACTTCTCTGTCAAAACGTGACTCCGTTAATAATGCATAGTAATTCGTtaatgttgattttattttaaaagggaGGCTTCTGTCTGTTGTGCAAATAATGTGACCATTTTGTTCTGAGTCTGCGTCAATCACATTAATTATTGCAACTGTGGTGCCCACGGGAGAATCCTCCGGCACTGGGCTAGAGAATGACATCACATTTATGACAGGTGCGTTATCATTTACGTCTATAATCTCGATCAGCACCTTGCTGGAATCTGTCAAACCTCCTTGGTCCATAGCCTCAATCATAATTTCGTATTTCTTATCTCTTTCATAATCCACTTGCCCTGACAGAATAATGGTTCCTGTTGTGCTGTCTAAATGAAATATGTCTGCCAGCTGCGCTTTCATATTTGAAAACCTATATGTTACCTGACCGTTTGATCCACTGTCTGCATCACTTGCATTCACTGTGGCGATATAGGTGCCTTTTGAAGCATTTTCATGAACAGCAGCCCTGTATAGAGACTGGTTAAATACGGGGGGATTATCATTAATATCAAGCactgtaatatatatatttactgtacCGGATCTATGCGGAGTTCCACCATCAACAGCGATGAGCCTCAGGGATATTTTTGGCTCGGTTTCTCTGTCTAATGGTTTTTGTAAAATCATCTCGGCATATTTTCGACCATCCGGACTTGAGTGTTGCTTCAAATTAAATATGTCATTGGCAGATAGAATATATTTCTGCAGAGCGTTACTGCCCGCATCTGCGTCCTCCGCACTAGCTAATAAAAAGCGCGACCCCAGTGCAGCTGACTCACTTATTTCAAATGTGATTTCATCGTTTGCAAAGGTAGGAGAGTTATCATTTATGTCAGTTATTTCCACTGTTATTCGGTGCAGCTCCATCGgattttctaaaataacctCAAAGCTGAAGCTGCACGGTGTCACGTCACCACAGAGCTGCTCTCGGTCTATTCTCTCGTTCACGACTAGGATGcctttgtctgttttcagctcgGTGTACTGGATGCTTTGTCCGGTCACGATACGGGCACGGCCAGAACGGAGCCTTTGCACATCTAATCCAAGGTCTTGAGCTACATTACCAATAACTGAGCCTTTTTTCATCTCCTCTGGAATTGTATACCTTATTTGGCCGGATACGATGTGACCGAAACACCACAGGAACAGCAGAAAAAGCATT from Limanda limanda chromosome 10, fLimLim1.1, whole genome shotgun sequence carries:
- the LOC133012100 gene encoding protocadherin gamma-A1-like yields the protein MALENNPPSCVKWRLYCRPVMLFLLFLWCFGHIVSGQIRYTIPEEMKKGSVIGNVAQDLGLDVQRLRSGRARIVTGQSIQYTELKTDKGILVVNERIDREQLCGDVTPCSFSFEVILENPMELHRITVEITDINDNSPTFANDEITFEISESAALGSRFLLASAEDADAGSNALQKYILSANDIFNLKQHSSPDGRKYAEMILQKPLDRETEPKISLRLIAVDGGTPHRSGTVNIYITVLDINDNPPVFNQSLYRAAVHENASKGTYIATVNASDADSGSNGQVTYRFSNMKAQLADIFHLDSTTGTIILSGQVDYERDKKYEIMIEAMDQGGLTDSSKVLIEIIDVNDNAPVINVMSFSSPVPEDSPVGTTVAIINVIDADSEQNGHIICTTDRSLPFKIKSTLTNYYALLTESRFDREVVPEYNITVRAADSGSPSLSTTTILRLKISDVNDNAPSFDQISYIAHVAENNSPGMSIFSVKARDIDWNQNARISYFLEETQISGNPTSSYVSVNSETGVIHAVRSFDYEQIKDLQLVVKAQDGGSPPLSSNVTVKIVIQDQNDNPPQVLYPVQTGGSLVAELVPRSADVGYLVTKVVAVDVDSGQNAWLSYKLQKATDRALFEVGSQNGEIRTIRQVTDKDAVKQRLSVIVEDNGQPSRSATVVVNVAVADSFPEVLSEFTDFTHDKEYNDNLTFYLVLALAVVSFLFITCVVVIISVKIYRWRQSRVLYHSNLPVIPYYPPRYSDTLGTGTLQHVYNYEVCRTTDSRKSDCKFSGAGSQNVLIMDPSATGTMQRIQSEKSILDEPDSPLEVS